From Bacteroidota bacterium:
CACGGCTATGCTATATAACCCCGAAGAAAAAAAGCGAGGTAAACGCAGGATGTGGGAGTTTGCCAAACAATCAAAAATATACGAACGTCTTTTACGCCTTAAACAATGGAGTTTTTTGAGGCAATTGAGGGAGGAAAGTAAAAAACTAAAATTATTCTAATGATGAAAAAAGCAGTTTTGGCCTTTAGTGGCGGACTTGATACCACTTATTGCGCCGTTTATCTTGATAAAATATTAGGGTGTGAAGTGCACGCCGTAACCGTAAATACAGGCGGTTTTAATACTGACGAAGTTGCAGCTATTGAGCAACACGCCTTCAAACTGGGAGTACACTCGTACACCTGCCTTGATGAGCGTGAGAACTTTTATAACAAAGTGATACGCTTTTTGGTGTTTGGCAACATACTTAAAAACAATACCTACCCACTTTCGGTAAGTGCCGAACGTATTGTGCAGGCCATCGCCATAGCTGAGTACGCCAAAAAAATAAATGCCGATTGTATTGTGCACGGCAGCACAGGTGCAGGCAACGACCAAGTGAGGTTTGATATGGTGTTTAATATACTTGCCCCTGAAATAAAAATTATTACTCCAATACGTGATAACAAACTTTCGCGTGAGGAAGAGCTAACCTTTTTAAAACGATACGGTATCACCATGAATTTTGAAAAGGCCATGTATAGCATCAACAAAGGGCTTTGGGGCACATCAGTAGGAGGGAAGGAAACCCTAACCTCACACCAACCTTTACCTGATGAGGCTTACCCTACACCGCTAACTAAAACTGAAAGTACCAACCTTACCCTTAGTTTTTCGAAAGGAGAGTTAAAGGGTATTAACGGTGAGAATTTTGAAAATTCTGTTGATGCTATTCTGAAACTTGAAGAACTAGCAGCAGGCTATGGTATTGGCCGAGAGGTACACGTGGGCGATACCATTATAGGCATTAAAGGCCGAGTGGGTTTTGAGGCGGCAGCCCCGTTAATTATCATCAAAGCGCACCACGCGCTTGAAAAACATACACTTACCAAATGGCAACTGTATTGGAAAGACCAACTGGCGGCTTGGTACGGAAACTGGATGCACGAAGGCCAGTACCTCGACCCGACTATGCGAGATATGGAGGCATTTATGCAAAATACCCAGCAAACCGTAAGCGGTGATGTGTTTGTAACCTTGCACCCGCACAGGTTTATGATAAACGGTATACAATCTCCCCACGATTTAATGGCCGCCAAATTTGGCAGCTACGGTGAGATGAACAATACTTGGACGGGCGAAGACGTGAAAGGCTTTGCTAAAATTTTCGGAAATCAGGTAGCTATATATCAACAAGTAAATGGAAAAGAAAATTAAAGCAGGCATAGCAGGTGCAGCAGGATATACAGGCGGCGAGTTGCTGCGTTTGCTGCTGTTGCACCCCAACGTAGAAATTGTGTTTGCCCACAGCAATAGCAACGCGGGCAAACCTATTTATCATGTACATACTGACTTGTTGGGCGATACGAATTTGCTTTTTGCCAGTGAGTTAAGCAATGATATTGACGTGCTGTTTTTGTGCATGGGGCATGGAGACAGTAAAAAGTTTTTGGCAGCGAATACCATTCCATCACACATAAAGATTATAGATTTAAGTCAGGATTTCAGGTTAAAGGGCAACGCCGCCGATAAATGGATATACGGCCTTCCCGAACTGAACCGCGACCAAATAAGCATAGGCAACTACCACATT
This genomic window contains:
- a CDS encoding argininosuccinate synthase, yielding MKKAVLAFSGGLDTTYCAVYLDKILGCEVHAVTVNTGGFNTDEVAAIEQHAFKLGVHSYTCLDERENFYNKVIRFLVFGNILKNNTYPLSVSAERIVQAIAIAEYAKKINADCIVHGSTGAGNDQVRFDMVFNILAPEIKIITPIRDNKLSREEELTFLKRYGITMNFEKAMYSINKGLWGTSVGGKETLTSHQPLPDEAYPTPLTKTESTNLTLSFSKGELKGINGENFENSVDAILKLEELAAGYGIGREVHVGDTIIGIKGRVGFEAAAPLIIIKAHHALEKHTLTKWQLYWKDQLAAWYGNWMHEGQYLDPTMRDMEAFMQNTQQTVSGDVFVTLHPHRFMINGIQSPHDLMAAKFGSYGEMNNTWTGEDVKGFAKIFGNQVAIYQQVNGKEN